Genomic segment of Glandiceps talaboti chromosome 17, keGlaTala1.1, whole genome shotgun sequence:
ATGAATGAAAAGTGTTATTTCTCCGGAAATGTGATAACAGTGCCGCTAAATTATTAACAAAGAGTTGAATACATAATACCAAAGTCTTATATTTCTTTCCTGGTTATTAATTTGTCGGTTGGGTCTAATTCAGGgcataatgaaaaaaatatacgaGGACAATCGCCTCTCTCAAAAAGTTCATGTGTCAGATATTAATTATGTAGTTGTTGTTCTTGTTTCATATAATTGCTTCTAAATTATGAATTCCTTATTTAATGGACAACACAACTCCCAGGAAAtggaaacaatttcaaaaaactaTTGGTTCTGgaatcatttcataattttacatcatctataattgtttttcaatttcaaagaaacatgaaGCTGATCTATGGCTCCCTGTAGAGTAGTGGTTAGTGCTCAGGATTAGCCGTTAGGAAGTCGTGGGTTCAAATCCCACTGGCGAGAGGGGATTTTTTTTGGTGACCAACCCAAACCCAGAGTGACTAGTGTTACAAGCTTAATGGGGAGGCTGTATCACTCATctgtgtctcactcacaaaaCAAGTGTGAattggaagggggggggggggccctCTGGGAGTATTGACTTGGGATTAATCACATGGAGCccacaggtgctatgtttgcagggcctgggtgactctggtaTAGTCTTTGGGCTTACTGGGAAAGCCTTGGCAGCTCCACAGCAACATAACCCTgtcacatagtcccaaacctgaatggagtTCTACAGAAATGTGTGAttgtgtttatgtctgtgtaGAAAGAAAATCATTGGAAGCAATTccagcacaaaaaaaaagaaaaaaaaagttgatctTCCACCTTACAGGGTATCTTTACTGTCGCCCACaatgcctcatgggagtcagcacaAATGAGTATACatatgaacaatgaatattcatgagatcgTTTACACTGTAGCAGTGTATGGAATAAgtacttaggagtcatgaatactCACATGCCACCATCCGGACATtaaatgtagacatcaaaacactgGTGCCGGCATGTCTGCATCTCATTGCAGTATGTTTATACTAAGTGTGTGCAGGAACtgaacatttttcttcataatTGTATGCAGAGTGAATTCTTACACAAAACTAATCAATCTGTAGTATTGGTTTATTAGAGATCAGTATTTTTAATcgtaataaaatacatttaatgaGATTGTTTCAATATGACATAGTTGGTATGACATTTGGGGTCAACAGATGACATGTCATAATTATAACAAGTGAACTTCAAAACCCAGTTTCTCACTATAAATACacttattcaagaaaaaaaggAATTGAACACTTGGAACTTTGTTGGTTGAGAAGGGTGACGAAAGTACAACCTGTGAAAAATTATAAGTGAAATTGACAATCTTCCTTTTTATCAGAGTATACATGggttatatttgattttaaaatgacagAGTTtcaaagtggccatgtggatttggattggggtatttactttggatttattaatttataaaacaatttcattatGGCTTCCTCTTTGgaaagtcaatgtgaaacaacgttgccaaagtctgtgtttgtattcaATATGTTGCAAATcccccaaaaatgtataaatagtttcttattgtatgtacaataacagatTTACCATTTGCACATCTgttgcaatttactgagttacaaacaaggatttggctGTTATTTCACATCAAATTTTCAAGTGTAGGAagtcattataaaaaaaatccacaataaatacccaatcctcatcaacATAGCgacttttgatatcattttgacctgtAATTTAAAACAAATCTCTGGACAAAGTTTGGCGTTTCATGAACcaaataacaacaaaagtttaaggtatgtatttcttatgcatattttatttcagaaaGTTTGCTCACTCTATGAACAACTGTTATTTCAACCTTGTAAGGTAGCCGTACAGTCCTACTTCCAACGTTACAGTCTATTTGAGTTTAGAAACGTCAACTATTTCCATAACTTACGGACTGGTAGAATCTTCCAGCTGTTGCAACTGTTCTATATACGTGGATTCCAAATCTCTGATGTCTTCGTTACTAGCATCCACATCATCTGTTCCACGCAAGGAATTGTCTACACTCTTATTGATTGCTTCTTTTGTATCATTTGCAATTTTCATATGAACATTAAACTCCTTATTTACAGTCTTCTTTGATGGAGTACTTGTTTTGTGACTTCTAACAACCTTCAGCTTCTGCCTTTGTGTGTGAACACCCTTCCTTTTCCTCATTTTGGGATGGTTGCTTACACTTTCTTCAAAACTCAGatctttcttttcaattttttctaaCTGCTCGGTGTAGACAGTATGTATTGTCTCAAAGTCACTGTCAGAACTGTCATTATCATCTACgagtattttcaattttggagACTGCTTAGTTAAAGAATTAGACTTTGTACTTTCAGTTTTCAGCTTTTTGTGTTTCTCTGTCTTTCCAGGGGTACAGGAAGCTGGTCTTTGTGAATCATTGTCAATATTCTTGCGTTTCTTTGAGATCTTTAGTTTCTTAGCATCATTAGTTTCTGTACCAGTACGCGTTTTTTTGTGTTTGCTAGGTACTTCGTTAGATTCCGTAGATTTACCTGTCCTGTTTTCCATCACTTTATTATTGCGTTGTCCGGAGCAACCCTCCTGAACTGTACTCTTTGATGTCACAAACGTCATCGTTCTCTCCTCTTCCTCGTCTGATATCACAATACACTCGCTATTCTTCCAAACATCATCACAATCCAAATTGGATACTTTCTCCTTACCAGAGCCATCACTACATTGTCTTGGTGGTTGGAACTTCTTCACTAACTGTGGTAGTTCTGGTTCttgttgacctctgacctttagAGCCATCTCTACCCTCTTACCCATAGAGGTCACCAACCTTTCTCGACTGCCTGGAATAACATAACTGATTGTTGAGAAAGGGGTGAAGTGATAATCTTCACGGAGATACCCCTCTAGTAACAAATGTGCAACAATGAGTTCACATTTCTCTTGAGAAGGTGGTGCTATCTTCTGCCCTGAAAgaagaatatttaaaaaaaattaactttaATATTATTAAAAGCAATGTGCATTATTTACAGATTGTCTaagaaatcattaaaaatagCACTGATGGTTTTGTGCACAACTGATATTGAAATCCAAGCTGCTATTATAAGAGGATGTTCCTTTTCTACATCTGCTAAGTTTTGAAGTTTAACTTTTTGACCAATACTCTGAAATGATACGCATGTCACtttaatatataattttcaCATCAGCAGTTCATCTAGATCACCCCAGAAATAAGCCCATTAAATTTCACACTAACTGGCCTTGTAGTTTTGAAGTTTTAGCATTTAGACAAGAAATACCACATTTGGAATTCATTTGCATAAGAACAACAGGGCCATAACGTTATCTTCAATAATTCATTTAAACACACCAACAAACATTCTCAAGAATTTGCAGAGTAATTTCAGAGTTTAAATTGTTCACCAAATATTActattaaaaacaatgtaaagtgcaacatatacatgtactttttttttaaagatgctATAAAAATCTATATATAAGGTCTTGTTAAACACATACCTGTAGTTTTTTTTGACCATCTGGAGATCTACAATTCAGGTAATATACATCCTGTATATTTTGAGTAGCTATAGAGATCTATGTATGAAGTCTTGTTAAACACATACCTGTAGTTTTTTGACCATCTGGAGATCTACAATTCAGGTAATATACATCCTGTATATTTTGAGTAGCTATAGAGATCTATGTATAAAGTCTTGTTAAACACATACCTGTAGTTTTTTTTGACCATCTGGAGATCTACAATTCAGGTAAAATACACCCCTGTATATTTTGAGTAGCTATAGAGATCTATGTATAAAGTCTTGTTAAACACATACCTGTAGTTTCTTGACCAGCTGGAGATCTAGCAGTGAGCCAGGTATCAATCAGTTTATTGGCAGTGATCTTTTTATCCTGGTTGGCAGATTTACTGAGAATGGCATAGATAGTTTGGCAGTGACTGGTTATATCTCTCATCTGACAGACTTTGCTTTCATCTGAAATGGGACAAACAATTTTACCTTAGgccaaacaaaaagaaaattgtgtggttctaaTTACATTGATGCCTTGTGTTGAATCTCAGTTAATggttcaatccattgtattgcaacattgtctataaaaatagtGTGCTTAAGTAACAGTCAGTCTAGATATTGGCCCTCTGGTATTTTacgacctcctgttatcagataccacacttggtgttgaatgtttgaattggactttccaaagagtgcAACTGTTTATATGCAGGGGTCTAATCAATTGAGTTTaccttgaaaatcacagttatgtctattcctttcacactggtcatttgaatttcattgtatcttgaaaatcaaagttgtgtctattcctttcacgtCGGTCATTTGAAATTCATTGTAAGAATTAAAAAAGTCAGGATCTATTCCTCAATCGATCTACTAATTTTCCACATACAACAAAATTAGTTTTAttgtttgtctatcttagttacGTATACGCAGAATGTAGAACACTTAGTCATACTTACCTGTATTACCTTTGAGTCTACAATTGTCACACATCCCGTCACACTTACTAAAGTCCCAGGTTTCACCAAAATGACTGGCAATAAGACTTCTTCtacatctgaaataaatattaaaaaattttacttcataataataataataataatgttggtttcttatatagcgctttcccactccgtgctcaaagcgctttacaattattacccctggctcggatcagaatggcacaacgtcttcctcaactccccggggagcatacaatccaatgcagccatttaagcgcataggattaaagccttcacattgcaacctacatcctaccaggtccccagttatacagctgggttgactgaggcacagtcgtggttcaaatcttgcccaaggactttagccactcagaaacaaacagcaggcagcgacggggctcaaacctgcaacctgtagattccaagccagtcacgctagccattcacccatcatgattCATGTTTGTGTCTGGTTCTTCAAACCTTACTGTAGTTTACAAACCTACGTAACTAGTAACTTTCAAGGAAGTTAGAGGGCCATTGTGTCGTTATATAGATGTGGCaagggtaatacatgtatttagagcTCTAAGGAGAATGGCCTAATTATGCATACACATTATTgttataccatatatggtagtaAAATGACCGAGAACAGAGACATGTATAATGCATAATTATGTTAGTGCCCATTATGGGTATTTGTACATGGGAATCACCTGGCATTCTACCTATGTGAGGATGATAGATATAGctaaaaatgatgtaggcttgatgtttcactaatacaacatgacatttattacacagccTCAGacaaatgcaaaagaaataattacatatctgctgtgcacagtggggatgcaGAAGTAGTCCGgttgatatgttgatttatcagttagaaaataaacaattaaaatcatcaagtccatgcgAAAGAAGCCGGGTTTTACTGCATTGTGAAAGAActgcaatgcttatcagtgttcaatgtgattgggcaaaggaccctgttgtgtttattgtgtctctgttattgttagtctagagttgaaatatgtctagctctgtgtcagaaacgtaatgtcccatgagtgaaacgccaagcctacatcattttagctgtaacacCCCGATCTAAAGGTACCGGTACAATGTCAATATTAGGATGGTCACTGTAATATTTCTATTATATACACTGAGTGAACAATTATATGGCAGGAAATGTAGAGCGGAATGTATCACAAACAGACCTGTCTTGGGCAGTACAGTAGCGGACCATATTATACAAGTTTTCATGGGCAACTTGTGTTTCCGTCAACACCATAGTACTTTGTCTGAATACGTCTTGAAATCCATAGAACAGAATGCAGTATGCTGGCAGTCCATCTCGTCCTGAGGTCAGATTGGAAACATGAGACATGATCAGCCATCTTTACCAGGAAAATATCAACTTGAAAGAGACCCACATCAGctacatactattactaaatgtatattttaaaccGTCGAAAATCTTGTAAAACTGTATGGATTTAATgtatatagaatagaatctttcttgtataaattaacaaaactacatttcttcattggattttctgcaataagtgtttggtgctaaaaacaaactagtaaatgtatcaatattagttaacaaaagtaacaaaataagtatatgtattcaaatattcatTGATTCCCAGAAATCTATATTAAAGGGGCAAGCTGAATTTATAAGTTTTCAggatatatatacttttttttctgcATATCAAAAAACACTCATGGTATTCTACTTCCTGATGtgtacttaaccatcacttgcaattgactgaactgaaACCTGGTgttaggatataacttataaacgatctgatgacgaaatttattatacatatcaaGAAATGTGCAGGAAGtacctactatgcaatcaacataTCTAACaaatgccagaagacaaattgtaatgtcacagaAGGTATGTGTCAACATTAACATAATGTGCAAAGATTGAGATTAGAGTTATAAATctgtagagaaagaaaagttggttttaTCTTTTTCATTGGCAACTTTGCTCATACTCCATGTACTTTGAGTGcaccattaatttattcatgaatattgattaTGCACATtagcatgaatattaattagcgacCGGGACTACTCTCAAGCTTGGCAGAACCCTGAACATTATATGAAGTATTATACAAGTACTAGTTTAATCAAAGTTTTTTTGTAAGTACGTACACAGGGACATGACTTtatatatgaaagaaaaaaagaagacaagTTATCATCTATTGGTGGCTAGTAAAACTGGAAAATTGTagataattttaaaatgtttctgCGAGTTCTAACCTCAAGGGAATTTAACAGATTGGTATGCTGTTCAATGATTTTGATACAGCAAACTTAATGGTGCACTGTTATGGGAGGTACAAGGTAAAATCTAAATGTGAGTTCTCCAGTCATTTACCATTCACACACCAAAATCATGGTATAACtatacaaattttacaagataTCCTTTCTatactcaatcaatcaatcaatcaatcaatcaatccatccatcaaaaGAGTTTGTATAGTGCCAAAATCAAATACGACATAATCTTCTATGGTGCTGATTGTTCCCAGACCATAGTATAAAGACAGGaacattaataaatatttttaaaaaaaattcaaaccaCCAGATAAAAAAAGAAGGTACTTGCCAGCTCTTCCACTCTCCTGGTAGTAATTCTCTATAGATTTACTCATAGTATGATGAATTACAAATCGTACATCTGGTTTGTCTATGCCCATACCGAATGCTACCGTGGCAACCACTGCCTgttaagaaaacaacaaacaatggAACACCAAAATCAGTATTGTTTTATGAAGTTACTGAATATACGGAATAATTTCAATCAATTTTGTGATATTTGAGgtcattatattttataaaattgtaaaattatggTCATCTCCACAAACAATCCAAATAGGTACTAAGGTCTATGTGTACTTTGAATCTTTCCAGCTCcaagtttgatttattttacaatgATTTAGTTATTCTTGGTAAACTTATGAAGACAGTTCAGTTTTGTGAATGATATATCTTAATGttttactttaaaatatatatatatatatatatatatatatatatatataactcggtgagtatcaatctgctaagacaatGCTCAATACcgcagtatatatatatatatgtttatatcagattgatactcaccgagttatatgtttatatatatatatatacttaattcaaaagaataatgaTGTAATAAGTCATTACTAGttagtctataatgctctgctactaatatttgcatcgagcactgtatATGATATTCACATGCCAATACCTGAATTCTCCCCTGTGTCCAGTCTCTGTGAACTTGACTTCTAGCCTTGTGGACCATATCAGCATGGTAGGGCAATGCTTGGATTGATAGCTTTCTTAGATGTGCAGAAATCGTCTCGGTCTCTTTCCTTGAGAAGCAGTATATAATGCCTACAATGGTTGTGGTAATCAGATAGTTTATTTATAAAGTCGCAATGTGATGTACATGCTAGATATCAAATTCCATCCATAATCTTGTCCATGATACCTTGGACATAGGACATGGTCTAGCTGTTAGACCCCTTAGGCTAGTCTTAAAAGTGGCCAAAAAGATGACCACTGATGAgggcaattttttttgtatttttcgataatttttttcaaattacctagaaaaatgtttagagtggcAGTAAAAAACTATGTTGATTGGGTTTGGCCTAGAAAAAAacttgtttggttctggttatccaaccccacctagattttcactgctgactctaaacttttttttttacatatttgagaaaaatataataaaatcacaaaaattgtgaagtctcggcagaaatagtggatgcggaaactgacatcaacttaaaagacaatatataactATTCTTCCATTCTGTAATGGCTGTTCATCTGATAGgtagaaataaacaacacagagaccataatggaaaacaatggaaaacctgaactagacactcacacatgaaaaaaaccaaaacaatatcataaaataaaataaaaagtctaaCTACCcaatctattctaaaattgagtgtacattggaaccacacaatttttttcattaggcCTTTCTGGaaccaaacatattttttatttattttattttttatttatttatttatttatttatttttttttttgggggggggggccctTAGGTCAAAAACAATATATCTCAATTCTCAGAACTTTTCAGTCAACTTTTGATTTCAACTTCTTAACCTATGACCTCACCtgattgacctttgaactttccTTTCAGTAGACTAGCAATTTCTTCCAAGCAAGTGTCATGCTTCCGTGGTTTTCTTCTCACCTATAATATTGTTACCTAAAGTTTTAGTACATTATAATTGGTAATTGACTGGTGAATACTAGCTGAGTTTAACCTCtggtgaaaatacttgcataatgccatgattaaactattctttcttaataacatacatgtataactataatGTTAATCTCAATTTATGCCTTCGGTGACTTTAcaatacaactgctgacatcagaccatggacgtacagaacttgttacaaacagtgaatataaacaaataaataaatatcagagacttgtattacacatcatggtttgataagGACAATTTTGTGGCctctttatatgtacatgaaatgccaggggaactggaaatttgtttgcgaatgtgaactattatgcaaagtggccataaaactgtccttaacaaatcatgaaatgtaatacaagtctctgtacttccaatacatgctgtgccaaagtgttattaatctaatttagttgtttactttccctgctGTAACTTGTTCCATTTATTCATGGTGAGGTTGTAATATAAATAATCTCCTGGCATTGTTAGCATGGTAGACTAGAAATGTCTTTAAGATTtaagtacatgcatacatgtacatgtatattaaattatgtcatcaaagtGTTCCTTGTGTTTGCATTCTACCAATAATTGTAGTAGTGGTAATAATCATACAGTGCTTTGAGCACTTTTTTC
This window contains:
- the LOC144448337 gene encoding ATP-dependent DNA helicase Q1-like, which translates into the protein MSVTTELKGYFNQLSDVEDDIKAIQQQIEELLDKQQQLQSKKRHLEREIIKIQKGGDSVKKKNFDRKDFPWSKKLEELRDSVFGMSEFRAHQLKTMNATLSGTDVILIMPTGGGKSLCFQLPALVSKGITLVVSPLVSLMEDQLMSLESFGIEGTLLNASSTKEHKNYVHSSMLATSSDLKLLYVTPEKIAKSKMFMSKLEKMYKAGRFARIVIDEVHCCSQWGHDFRPDYKVLGILKRQFPEVPLLGLTATATQQILDDVKNLLNVPYCTLLRSSYDRPNLFYQVRRKPRKHDTCLEEIASLLKGKFKGQSGIIYCFSRKETETISAHLRKLSIQALPYHADMVHKARSQVHRDWTQGRIQAVVATVAFGMGIDKPDVRFVIHHTMSKSIENYYQESGRAGRDGLPAYCILFYGFQDVFRQSTMVLTETQVAHENLYNMVRYCTAQDRCRRSLIASHFGETWDFSKCDGMCDNCRLKGNTDESKVCQMRDITSHCQTIYAILSKSANQDKKITANKLIDTWLTARSPAGQETTGQKIAPPSQEKCELIVAHLLLEGYLREDYHFTPFSTISYVIPGSRERLVTSMGKRVEMALKVRGQQEPELPQLVKKFQPPRQCSDGSGKEKVSNLDCDDVWKNSECIVISDEEEERTMTFVTSKSTVQEGCSGQRNNKVMENRTGKSTESNEVPSKHKKTRTGTETNDAKKLKISKKRKNIDNDSQRPASCTPGKTEKHKKLKTESTKSNSLTKQSPKLKILVDDNDSSDSDFETIHTVYTEQLEKIEKKDLSFEESVSNHPKMRKRKGVHTQRQKLKVVRSHKTSTPSKKTVNKEFNVHMKIANDTKEAINKSVDNSLRGTDDVDASNEDIRDLESTYIEQLQQLEDSTSP